From Pseudomonas sp. G.S.17, the proteins below share one genomic window:
- a CDS encoding ABC transporter substrate-binding protein — translation MTPTLFKPLLLTTALLACAPFAQAASTLVYCSEASPAGFDPSQYTSGTDFDASAETVFNRLTQFKRGGTEVEPGLATRWDVSSDGLTYTFHLRPGVKFHTTDYFKPSRDFNADDVLFTFNRLLDANQPFRKAYPSESPYFTDMDMNKTIKSVTKVDDQTVTFNLNNIDAAFVQNLAMSFASIQSAEYADQLLKQGKAEEINQKPIGTGPFVFKRYQKDTQIRYDANKAYWKPEDVKLDHLIFSINSDAAVRLQKLKAGECQVSGYPRPQDIELMQKDPNLKVLSQPGFNLGFLAYNVTHAPLDQLKVRQALDMAIDKPAIIKAVYQSAGQLAENAIPPGQWSYDPTVKDAPYDPTKAKELLKEAGIAPGTQINLWAMTVQRASNPNARMSAQMIQADWSKIGIKANIVSYEWGEYIKRAKAGEHDVMIYGWTGDNGDPDNWLGVLYSCAAVKGSNYAKWCDPAYDKLVQQAKLTTNRDERIKLYQQAQHILKAQVPITPIANSKVFQPMRKEVQDFKLSPFGLTPFYGVSLSQ, via the coding sequence TGCCCAAGCCGCCAGCACCCTTGTGTATTGCTCGGAAGCCAGCCCCGCAGGCTTCGATCCGAGCCAGTACACCAGCGGCACGGATTTCGATGCGTCCGCCGAAACAGTGTTCAATCGCCTGACGCAATTCAAGCGTGGCGGCACTGAAGTCGAGCCAGGGCTGGCAACCCGCTGGGATGTTTCCAGCGACGGCCTGACGTACACCTTTCACCTGCGCCCCGGCGTGAAGTTCCACACCACCGATTACTTCAAGCCAAGCCGGGATTTCAACGCCGACGACGTACTGTTCACTTTCAATCGGCTGCTGGATGCCAACCAGCCGTTTCGCAAGGCTTACCCGTCCGAGTCGCCCTATTTCACCGACATGGACATGAACAAAACCATCAAGAGCGTGACAAAGGTCGACGACCAGACCGTCACGTTCAACCTGAACAACATTGACGCCGCTTTCGTGCAGAACCTGGCGATGAGCTTTGCCTCGATCCAGTCCGCCGAATACGCCGACCAGTTGCTCAAGCAGGGCAAGGCCGAAGAGATCAACCAGAAGCCGATTGGCACCGGCCCGTTCGTGTTCAAGCGTTATCAGAAGGACACGCAGATTCGCTACGACGCCAACAAGGCGTACTGGAAACCCGAGGACGTCAAACTCGATCACCTGATTTTCTCGATCAACAGCGACGCTGCCGTGCGGTTGCAGAAGCTCAAGGCCGGCGAATGCCAGGTCAGCGGTTATCCGCGCCCGCAAGACATCGAACTGATGCAGAAAGACCCGAACCTCAAGGTGTTGAGCCAGCCCGGCTTCAACCTGGGATTCCTGGCTTATAACGTGACCCACGCGCCACTGGATCAACTCAAGGTGCGTCAGGCGCTGGACATGGCCATCGACAAGCCGGCGATCATCAAGGCGGTTTACCAGAGCGCCGGCCAATTGGCCGAGAACGCCATCCCGCCGGGCCAGTGGAGCTACGACCCAACCGTAAAAGACGCGCCATACGACCCGACCAAGGCCAAAGAGCTACTCAAGGAAGCCGGCATCGCGCCAGGCACCCAGATCAACCTGTGGGCCATGACCGTCCAGCGCGCGTCGAACCCCAACGCACGCATGTCGGCGCAGATGATTCAGGCCGACTGGTCGAAGATCGGCATCAAGGCCAACATCGTCAGTTATGAATGGGGCGAATACATCAAGCGCGCCAAGGCGGGCGAGCACGACGTGATGATCTACGGCTGGACGGGCGACAATGGCGATCCGGACAACTGGCTCGGCGTGTTGTACAGCTGCGCGGCGGTCAAGGGCAGCAACTACGCCAAATGGTGTGATCCGGCCTACGACAAACTGGTGCAACAGGCCAAGCTGACCACCAATCGCGACGAGCGAATCAAGCTTTACCAACAGGCCCAGCACATTCTCAAGGCCCAGGTGCCGATCACGCCGATTGCCAATTCCAAGGTCTTCCAGCCGATGCGCAAGGAAGTCCAGGACTTCAAATTGAGCCCGTTCGGCCTGACACCTTTTTATGGGGTCAGCCTGAGCCAATAA